One segment of Kiloniellales bacterium DNA contains the following:
- a CDS encoding 4Fe-4S dicluster domain-containing protein, with translation MRESMARGRDSLPIDFRAEPERSPRIQSDRGRSQRAVGIPRPQRWDRPFDPEMTERDVDLVMDTPVFQKMDPKEFPRNLPLQGILLNDARIRHYEHGEVIVQAGDFGGSFFQVMAGRVRSLRVEAGGRAPRKGARTKRSVFSAIGQLWRNSPVPERRNIEDYPVLAGPWAMAEEEGPRERLEDVGAILASQQTDLLTEDDMFGETEALTRQPYNRTYFAEGRAVVLELRWQGLRDIRRCNKGFRARIDSLYQSRDLRMHLQESPLFRHLDDEVLDHIARNTLFETHGEFEWAHGFKRLASESPQEVVKAEPVIAEYGDYLDGLILIRSGFGRITEQEAGGLRTAGFLTRNETFGLPEIIDHWRRDAPLNHRFGLHAVGYVDLLRVPTVLVERFVLPGLPEEALAAATRDDPTRHLSAFADRREATVDPTLIDFLVNTRTMNGTAVMAINTDRCTACDDCVRACAAAHDNNPRFLRHGPEHENIMIANACLHCVDAVCLIGCPTGAIHRDPGSGNVLIDDTTCIGCATCANSCPYNNIRMVEIRDDDGSPIVDQTGGNPIVKATKCDLCIDQLGGPACQRACPHDALVRLDLRDRDSLWRWASQ, from the coding sequence TTGAGGGAGAGCATGGCCCGGGGCCGGGACAGCCTGCCGATCGACTTTCGCGCGGAGCCGGAGCGCAGCCCGCGGATCCAGAGCGACCGCGGCCGCAGCCAGCGGGCGGTCGGCATTCCCCGGCCGCAGCGCTGGGACCGCCCCTTCGACCCCGAGATGACCGAGCGCGACGTCGACCTGGTGATGGATACGCCGGTCTTCCAGAAGATGGACCCCAAGGAGTTCCCGCGGAACCTGCCGCTGCAGGGCATCCTGCTGAACGACGCGCGGATCCGGCACTACGAGCACGGCGAGGTGATCGTGCAGGCCGGCGACTTCGGCGGCTCCTTCTTCCAGGTCATGGCCGGCCGGGTCCGCAGCCTGCGGGTCGAGGCCGGGGGCCGAGCGCCGCGCAAGGGCGCCAGGACCAAGCGCTCCGTCTTCTCGGCGATCGGCCAGCTCTGGCGCAACTCGCCAGTGCCCGAGCGCCGCAACATCGAGGACTACCCGGTGCTCGCGGGACCCTGGGCGATGGCCGAGGAGGAAGGCCCGCGCGAGCGGCTGGAGGACGTCGGCGCCATCCTGGCAAGCCAGCAGACCGACCTGCTGACCGAGGACGACATGTTCGGCGAGACCGAGGCCCTGACCCGGCAGCCCTACAACCGGACCTACTTCGCCGAGGGCCGGGCGGTGGTCCTGGAGCTGCGCTGGCAGGGCCTGCGCGACATCCGGCGCTGCAACAAGGGCTTCCGGGCCCGGATCGACTCGCTCTACCAGAGCCGCGACCTGAGGATGCACCTGCAGGAATCGCCGCTGTTCCGCCACCTCGACGACGAGGTCCTGGACCACATCGCCCGCAACACCCTCTTCGAGACCCACGGCGAGTTCGAGTGGGCGCACGGATTCAAGCGTCTGGCCTCGGAGAGCCCGCAGGAGGTGGTCAAGGCGGAGCCGGTGATCGCCGAGTACGGCGACTACCTGGACGGCCTGATCCTGATCCGCTCCGGCTTCGGCCGGATCACCGAGCAGGAGGCCGGCGGCCTGCGCACGGCGGGCTTCCTGACCCGCAACGAGACCTTCGGCCTGCCCGAGATCATCGACCACTGGCGCCGGGACGCGCCGCTCAACCACCGCTTCGGCCTGCACGCGGTCGGCTACGTCGACCTGCTGCGGGTGCCGACGGTCCTGGTCGAGCGCTTCGTGCTGCCCGGCCTGCCGGAGGAGGCCCTGGCCGCGGCGACCCGCGACGACCCGACCCGGCACCTCTCGGCTTTCGCCGACCGCCGCGAGGCGACGGTCGACCCGACCCTGATCGACTTCCTGGTCAACACCCGGACCATGAACGGGACCGCGGTCATGGCGATCAACACCGACCGCTGCACCGCCTGCGACGACTGCGTGCGCGCCTGCGCCGCCGCCCACGACAACAACCCGCGCTTCCTGCGCCACGGCCCCGAGCACGAGAACATCATGATCGCCAACGCCTGCCTGCACTGCGTCGACGCGGTCTGCCTGATCGGCTGCCCGACCGGCGCGATCCACCGCGACCCGGGCAGCGGCAACGTGCTGATCGACGACACCACCTGCATCGGCTGCGCGACCTGCGCCAACTCCTGCCCCTACAACAACATCCGCATGGTCGAGATCCGCGACGACGACGGCTCGCCGATCGTCGACCAGACCGGCGGCAACCCGATCGTCAAGGCGACCAAGTGCGATCTCTGCATCGACCAGCTCGGCGGCCCGGCCTGCCAGCGGGCCTGCCCGCACGACGCCCTGGTCCGCCTCGACCTCAGGGACCGCGACAGCCTGTGGCGCTGGGCCAGCCAATGA
- a CDS encoding cytochrome c family protein — translation MTQARQHHGIRLAVTGASLALGLLLASSSGALARAPDPAKVVGATECAECHKQETETWKKTHHYKTFKALPRNKKGREIAKALGLRRIRAEGLCVSCHFSSKEQKGKTRPIAGISCESCHSPAKDWLKRHSEYSGKKKNTETPEEAKQRWIDAEAAGMIRPKMIYTLTKNCYSCHVVPEEKLVNKGGHPAGSPFELVRWSQGEVRHNTWHNSGKENRPLSQERLRLFYAVGVAVELESALRALSKATEKDRFAVTMAKRVQIARLRARRLARATKDPELVKLARAASAAKLNLAEVKSLVAVADLVAKAAQAFAETHDGSKLAAIDRFLPKSAEHKGKTRTPGS, via the coding sequence ATGACGCAGGCAAGACAGCACCACGGGATCCGCTTGGCCGTCACCGGCGCGAGTCTGGCCCTCGGCCTCCTGCTGGCGTCTTCGAGCGGCGCCCTGGCGCGCGCGCCGGATCCAGCCAAGGTGGTCGGCGCGACCGAATGCGCGGAGTGCCACAAGCAAGAGACGGAGACCTGGAAGAAGACCCACCACTACAAGACTTTCAAGGCGCTGCCGCGCAACAAGAAGGGGCGGGAGATCGCCAAGGCCCTGGGCCTGCGTCGGATCCGCGCCGAAGGTCTCTGCGTGAGCTGCCACTTCTCGAGCAAGGAGCAGAAGGGCAAGACCAGGCCGATCGCCGGCATCTCCTGCGAGTCCTGCCACAGCCCGGCCAAGGACTGGCTGAAGCGGCACAGCGAGTACAGCGGCAAGAAGAAGAACACCGAGACGCCGGAGGAGGCCAAGCAGCGCTGGATCGACGCCGAGGCGGCCGGAATGATCCGGCCCAAGATGATCTACACCCTGACCAAGAACTGCTACAGCTGCCACGTCGTGCCGGAGGAGAAGCTGGTCAACAAGGGCGGCCATCCCGCCGGCAGCCCCTTCGAGCTGGTCCGCTGGTCCCAGGGCGAGGTCCGCCACAATACCTGGCACAACTCCGGCAAGGAGAACCGCCCGCTGAGCCAGGAGCGCCTGCGGCTGTTCTACGCGGTCGGGGTCGCGGTCGAGCTGGAGAGCGCCCTGCGCGCGTTGAGCAAGGCGACCGAGAAGGACCGCTTCGCGGTGACCATGGCCAAGCGCGTGCAGATCGCCCGGCTGCGCGCCCGCCGCCTGGCCCGGGCCACCAAGGACCCGGAGCTGGTCAAGCTGGCCCGCGCCGCCAGCGCCGCCAAGCTGAACCTGGCCGAGGTCAAGTCCCTGGTCGCCGTGGCCGACTTGGTGGCCAAGGCGGCTCAGGCCTTCGCCGAGACCCACGACGGCTCGAAGCTGGCCGCCATCGACCGCTTCCTGCCCAAGTCCGCCGAGCACAAGGGCAAGACCAGGACGCCCGGCAGTTGA
- a CDS encoding 2Fe-2S iron-sulfur cluster-binding protein: MEEILQVVSAVVLGGAMIQAAALLFRVARQNARVRQREALALEGFVHRARRAVGRARPKPAKRVENWTGVRKFSIERKVREAAGIYSFYLKPHDGKPLPPFVPGQYLTVEVPVPGQTQAQVRCYSLSDAPGSRDFYRITVKRIGEGEKGPSSPAGVVSSRLHELPEGATINVRAPAGQFFLDVRRARPVVLIAGGIGITPVLSMLNTICTYGLKREVYLFYGVRDHSHHAMYDHLKELQRRHKNFHLVVCYSRPSPTCKKGRDYDHKGHVTVPLMRFLLPFKGCEFYLCGPGGMIRSITEGLKDSGVPEADIKMEAFGPASLEPAAQPPAQARGKQETVKIAFQRSGKTLDWSPAARSLLDLAESNGVSLNSGCRAGQCGSCAIGIKEGRVRYLAKPGQTPPRGQCLACITVPESDLVLDA, from the coding sequence ATGGAGGAGATTCTACAAGTCGTCAGCGCCGTGGTCCTGGGCGGAGCCATGATCCAGGCGGCCGCGCTGCTGTTCCGGGTCGCGCGCCAGAACGCCCGTGTCCGGCAGCGCGAAGCCCTGGCCCTGGAAGGCTTCGTCCATCGCGCCCGGCGCGCCGTCGGGCGGGCGCGGCCGAAACCGGCCAAGCGGGTCGAGAACTGGACCGGGGTCCGGAAGTTCTCCATCGAACGCAAGGTCCGCGAGGCGGCCGGCATCTACTCCTTCTACCTGAAGCCGCACGACGGCAAACCGCTGCCGCCCTTCGTGCCCGGGCAATACCTGACCGTCGAGGTCCCGGTGCCGGGACAGACGCAGGCCCAGGTCCGCTGCTACAGCCTGTCGGACGCGCCCGGATCGCGCGACTTCTACCGGATCACGGTCAAGCGGATCGGCGAAGGCGAGAAGGGCCCAAGCTCGCCGGCCGGGGTGGTCTCGAGCCGCCTGCACGAGCTGCCCGAGGGCGCGACCATCAACGTCCGGGCGCCCGCCGGCCAGTTCTTCCTCGACGTCAGGCGGGCCCGTCCGGTCGTGCTGATCGCCGGCGGCATCGGCATCACGCCGGTGCTCTCGATGCTGAACACGATCTGCACCTACGGCCTCAAGCGCGAGGTCTATCTGTTCTACGGCGTGCGCGACCACAGCCACCACGCCATGTACGACCACCTGAAGGAGCTGCAGCGCAGGCACAAGAACTTCCACCTGGTGGTCTGCTACAGCCGGCCGTCCCCGACCTGCAAGAAGGGCCGCGACTACGACCACAAGGGCCACGTCACGGTTCCGCTGATGCGATTCCTGCTGCCCTTCAAGGGCTGCGAGTTCTACCTCTGCGGCCCCGGCGGCATGATCCGCTCGATCACCGAGGGGCTGAAGGACAGCGGCGTGCCGGAGGCCGACATCAAGATGGAGGCCTTCGGCCCGGCCTCCCTGGAACCGGCCGCCCAGCCGCCGGCCCAGGCCCGCGGCAAGCAGGAGACGGTCAAGATCGCCTTTCAGCGCTCGGGCAAGACCCTGGACTGGAGCCCGGCCGCGCGCAGCCTGCTCGACCTCGCCGAGAGCAACGGCGTCAGCCTGAACAGCGGCTGCCGCGCCGGCCAGTGCGGGAGCTGCGCCATCGGGATCAAGGAGGGCCGGGTCCGCTACTTGGCCAAGCCGGGCCAGACCCCGCCGCGGGGACAATGCCTGGCCTGCATCACCGTCCCCGAAAGCGACCTCGTCCTGGACGCCTGA